The following coding sequences are from one Dreissena polymorpha isolate Duluth1 chromosome 8, UMN_Dpol_1.0, whole genome shotgun sequence window:
- the LOC127842449 gene encoding uncharacterized protein LOC127842449: protein MQSLQDSYYNQLHEIHDTRNKMNTILYKIKKNTMKELDDKLTSLKTSVMTDADNCSKLKNELKRLSSSTHNIVDKGKAELTFIASNKCLVNIKLSDTYLKKNSVQVESSLTFLADSDVQQNLSKLSGLGRIVLSINKLSMLEDPDTVFTVQGISEYYDVSIQSDSKSCYINAICVLSDNKILIADVSNKRLKLLNHQYQVVDHCDLSAAPRDICQITPREVAVIVDQDDTHEVQYGSVHVNGGRLIKTRNLRLEHGCNGIAYNLQDLYLTFGTVLCKNSMSDGLLKTVYEGTGWYTVFKCAVSPSGDKIFVTNLPDHEGHTLATDGTVLHSFTDPTLKEPCGIHVTALGQVLVCGYGSDTILQLDSEGKKKLATLAITSDGVNNPMSVCYNKSTASLIVGQSSGNNILVLRVK from the exons ATGCAGTCTTTGCAGGATTCATACTACAATCaattacatgaaatacatgacaCACGCaataaaatgaatacaattctatacaagattaaaaaaaacaccatgaaAGAGCTAGATGATAAGTTGACCAGTCTGAAAACATCTGTCATGACTGATGCGGACAATTGTAGCAAGCTTAAAAATGAACTAAAACGACTCAGTAGCTCAACACATAACATAGTTGATAAGGGTAAAGCAGAACTCACATTTATTGCAAGTAATAAATGTCTGGTAAATATAAAGCTGTCTGATACTTATCTGAAGAAGAATTCAGTTCAAGTAGAAAGTTCACTGACATTCCTGGCTGACAGTGATGTTCAACAGAACTTGTCAAAATTGTCAGGTCTCGGGAGGATTGTACTTAGTATCAATAAATTATCAATGCTAGAAGACCCAGACACGGTATTCACTGTACAAGGGATTTCAGAGTACTATGATGTGAGCATACAAAGTGATTCAAAGAGCTGCTATATCAATGCAATTTGTGTTCTATCTGATAATAAGATCCTTATCGCCGATGTTTCTAATAAACGACTTAAGCTACTCAATCATCAATACCAGGTGGTGGATCATTGTGATTTAAGTGCTGCTCCACGGGATATCTGTCAAATCACACCAAGAGAAGTAGCTGTAATTGTGGATCAGGATGACACACATGAGGTCCAGTATGGGTCCGTGCACGTGAACGGTGGGCGGCTGATTAAGACCAGAAACTTACGGCTTGAACATGGATGTAATGGTATTGCTTATAATCTGCAAGACCTGTATCTTACTTTTGGCACTGTACTTTGCAAGAATTCAATGAGTGATGGCCTGCTGAAAACCGTGTATGAAGGTACAGGCTGGTACACAG TATTTAAGTGTGCAGTGAGTCCTTCAGGTGACAAGATATTTGTCACTAACCTTCCCGATCACGAGGGCCACACCCTGGCCACAGATGGCACAGTTCTCCACAGCTTTACAGACCCAACCCTGAAAGAACCCTGTGGTATACATGTGACAGCGCTGGGACAGGTGCTGGTATGTGGATATGGATCAGACACTATCCTACAGCTCGATAGTGAAGGGAAGAAGAAGCTGGCAACTCTTGCTATAACGAGTGATGGAGTTAATAACCCAATGTCAGTCTGCTACAATAAGAGCACAGCATCCCTCATTGTGGGACAATCGTCGGGCAACAACATCCTTGTGTTGAGAGTAAAATag